A single genomic interval of Chryseobacterium paludis harbors:
- a CDS encoding toxic anion resistance protein, protein MDNQSNQSNDPIQPIEPLKTFEPNQQSQPAQGVPPVLVDRDGNVNLTQIQGADLQKYETAANAIDETNPGSIVNFGSELQKTLANQSDSFLNNVRRSNSGEVGELINNLLVELNYVDVDEINGGNKVKGFFSRLPFMKKMITQVENLFAKYDKIVNNIDQISYKVNAGIITSTKDNAVLQTIFDSNVNSIKQIEDLVIAGNLRMERASGELAEMEANVQNYADYQIADKRDFINRLDRRLADLKVVRLIMMQSLPQIRLVQNNNVSIAEKAQTILTTTLPVWKNQLSLAVAMHRQQQNIEIQQKVSSTTEEILRKNAERLGQNSRNVAKANEQTIVSAETLKETTAMLINTLNEVKQIQKQGTENRRKLDQDLQTLESELKANIRG, encoded by the coding sequence ACCAATCAAATCAATCCAATGACCCAATTCAGCCGATTGAACCTCTTAAAACCTTTGAGCCCAATCAGCAGAGTCAACCAGCTCAGGGAGTACCTCCGGTTCTAGTTGATAGAGACGGAAATGTAAATCTAACCCAGATACAAGGTGCAGATCTTCAGAAATATGAAACTGCAGCTAATGCTATAGATGAGACCAATCCTGGTTCTATCGTGAATTTTGGTTCTGAACTTCAAAAAACTTTAGCTAATCAAAGTGATAGTTTTTTAAATAATGTAAGAAGATCAAATTCTGGCGAAGTAGGAGAGCTGATCAATAATTTATTGGTCGAACTTAATTATGTGGATGTTGATGAAATCAACGGTGGCAATAAAGTGAAAGGCTTTTTCAGTCGTTTGCCATTCATGAAAAAGATGATCACCCAGGTAGAAAACTTATTTGCGAAGTATGATAAGATCGTTAATAATATCGACCAGATCTCGTATAAAGTAAATGCTGGAATCATTACTTCTACAAAAGATAATGCTGTATTACAGACTATTTTTGACAGTAACGTAAATTCTATCAAGCAAATTGAAGATCTTGTGATTGCTGGGAATTTAAGAATGGAAAGAGCATCGGGAGAACTTGCAGAAATGGAGGCTAATGTTCAGAATTATGCCGATTATCAAATTGCTGATAAAAGAGATTTTATCAACAGATTAGACAGAAGATTAGCTGATCTTAAAGTAGTACGTTTGATCATGATGCAGTCTCTTCCACAGATCAGACTGGTTCAAAACAATAACGTTTCTATTGCTGAGAAAGCACAGACTATCCTTACAACGACTTTGCCAGTATGGAAAAACCAACTTTCCTTAGCTGTTGCAATGCACAGACAACAGCAGAATATTGAAATTCAGCAGAAAGTATCTTCTACGACAGAAGAGATACTTAGAAAAAATGCAGAGCGCCTGGGTCAGAATTCAAGAAATGTTGCTAAAGCTAATGAGCAGACCATTGTTTCTGCTGAAACACTGAAAGAAACAACAGCAATGTTGATCAATACATTGAATGAAGTGAAGCAGATCCAAAAACAAGGTACCGAAAACAGAAGAAAACTGGATCAGGATCTACAGACATTAGAAAGCGAATTGAAAGCAAATATTAGAGGTTAA